The proteins below come from a single Sphingomicrobium sediminis genomic window:
- the panB gene encoding 3-methyl-2-oxobutanoate hydroxymethyltransferase codes for MSKITLDSDTSRATPTPKPGKRVTAPAIQARKQDGKVDEPIVMLTAYTMRMAQLLDAHCDMILVGDSLGQVIYGLDSTIPVSLDMMCNHGAAVVRGSWHAMIIVDMPFGSYEQSPAQAFESASRIMKETGCAAVKLEGGEAMAETIAFLTSRGIPVMGHVGLTPQAVNMLGGYRARGRDDSEEAKILADAKAVCDAGAFSLVAEGVMEPIADKLAAQCPVPVIGIGASKNCDGQVLVTEDMLGLFERTARFVKVYHNLAEQISSAVETYAGEVKDRSFPTSDQTYRPKK; via the coding sequence ATGTCCAAAATCACGCTCGACAGCGATACGTCCCGCGCCACCCCGACCCCCAAGCCCGGCAAGCGCGTCACTGCGCCCGCGATTCAGGCCCGCAAGCAGGACGGGAAGGTTGACGAGCCGATCGTCATGCTGACGGCCTATACGATGCGCATGGCGCAGTTGCTCGATGCGCATTGCGACATGATCCTGGTCGGAGACAGCCTGGGGCAGGTCATTTACGGGCTCGACAGCACCATTCCCGTCAGCCTCGACATGATGTGCAATCACGGCGCCGCGGTGGTGCGCGGCTCATGGCATGCGATGATCATCGTCGACATGCCGTTTGGCAGCTACGAGCAATCACCGGCCCAGGCCTTCGAGAGCGCGAGCCGGATCATGAAGGAAACCGGCTGCGCGGCGGTCAAGCTGGAGGGCGGCGAGGCGATGGCGGAAACGATCGCCTTCCTCACTTCGCGCGGCATTCCGGTGATGGGCCATGTCGGCCTGACCCCGCAGGCGGTGAACATGCTGGGCGGCTATCGCGCGCGAGGCCGCGACGATAGCGAAGAGGCCAAGATCCTCGCCGATGCTAAGGCTGTGTGCGATGCAGGCGCCTTCAGCCTCGTCGCCGAAGGCGTGATGGAGCCTATTGCCGACAAGCTGGCCGCGCAATGCCCGGTGCCGGTGATCGGGATCGGCGCGTCGAAGAATTGCGACGGGCAGGTGCTGGTGACCGAGGACATGCTCGGCCTGTTCGAACGCACCGCGCGCTTCGTGAAGGTCTACCACAACCTTGCCGAACAGATTTCCAGCGCCGTCGAGACCTATGCGGGCGAAGTGAAAGACCGCAGCTTCCCGACCAGCGACCAGACCTACCGACCGAAAAAGTGA
- a CDS encoding PQQ-like beta-propeller repeat protein has protein sequence MMMRPFIRLSGFAVAAAMLSGCGLISLGDKNDTTPVIGERQPVLGAELDIGIDAATAALPANIPAARVNNEWSQSGGNAAKSMGHLAIADNVGLAWSQSIGQGSSSTARLASEPIVTQGRVYTMDTLGVVRAFDAQTGTLSWSTETNSSDENRDSLYGGGVAFGNGRIYATNGLGNVVSIDPANGGIFWTVTPAGPLRGAPTVDGTHVYVTTQDNQIFALSPVNGSTQWSNPASFEMAGVFGSAAPAAGRGTVVAGFSSGELNGYRYENGRLVWQDVLTRTSISRSVSSLSDIDADPVIDGGQVFALGQGGRMVALDILSGRRQWELNIAGSSTPYVAGNWVYVVTSEAQLIAIARQTGLIRWINQLPRFRNEEKRRGPIFYAGPVMAGNRLFVTGSNGALVEINADTGAFMNQRDVGQPVSLQPVVANQTLYVLTDEGRLAAYR, from the coding sequence ATGATGATGCGTCCTTTCATCCGCCTTTCGGGCTTCGCCGTCGCGGCCGCCATGCTGTCGGGCTGCGGCCTGATCTCGCTCGGCGACAAGAATGACACGACCCCGGTGATCGGCGAACGCCAGCCGGTGCTGGGCGCCGAGCTCGACATCGGTATCGATGCCGCGACTGCAGCGCTGCCGGCGAACATTCCGGCCGCGCGCGTCAACAATGAGTGGAGCCAGTCGGGCGGCAATGCGGCCAAGTCGATGGGCCACCTTGCCATCGCCGATAACGTCGGTCTCGCCTGGAGCCAGAGCATCGGCCAGGGTTCGTCCTCGACCGCGCGTCTCGCTTCCGAGCCGATCGTCACGCAGGGCCGCGTCTACACGATGGACACGCTTGGCGTCGTCCGCGCCTTCGATGCGCAAACCGGCACGCTGAGCTGGTCGACCGAGACCAATTCCTCGGATGAAAATCGCGACTCGCTCTATGGCGGCGGCGTCGCCTTCGGCAATGGCCGCATCTACGCCACCAACGGCCTTGGCAACGTGGTCTCGATCGACCCCGCCAATGGCGGCATCTTTTGGACCGTGACCCCGGCCGGCCCGCTGCGCGGTGCGCCGACGGTCGACGGCACCCACGTCTATGTCACCACGCAGGACAACCAGATTTTCGCCCTGTCGCCGGTGAATGGCTCGACCCAATGGTCGAACCCCGCCAGCTTCGAAATGGCCGGCGTCTTCGGTTCGGCCGCACCGGCAGCGGGTCGCGGTACCGTCGTCGCGGGCTTCAGCTCGGGCGAGCTCAATGGCTATCGTTACGAAAATGGTCGTCTCGTCTGGCAGGACGTGCTGACGCGCACCTCGATCTCGCGCAGCGTCTCGAGCCTGTCGGACATCGACGCCGATCCGGTGATCGACGGCGGCCAGGTCTTCGCGCTCGGCCAGGGCGGCCGCATGGTCGCGCTCGACATCCTGTCGGGCCGTCGTCAGTGGGAACTCAACATTGCCGGTTCCTCGACGCCTTATGTCGCGGGCAACTGGGTCTATGTCGTCACCAGCGAAGCGCAGCTGATCGCGATTGCGCGCCAGACCGGCCTCATCCGCTGGATCAACCAGCTGCCGCGTTTCCGTAACGAGGAAAAGCGTCGCGGCCCGATCTTCTATGCAGGTCCGGTGATGGCGGGGAACCGCCTGTTCGTGACGGGCTCCAACGGTGCATTGGTCGAGATCAACGCCGATACCGGCGCGTTCATGAACCAGCGCGATGTCGGCCAGCCGGTGAGCCTGCAGCCCGTCGTGGCGAACCAGACGCTCTACGTCCTGACCGACGAAGGCCGCCTTGCCGCCTACCGCTAA
- the der gene encoding ribosome biogenesis GTPase Der → MARSSGKPVVVIVGRPNVGKSTLFNRLVGQKLALVDDQPGVTRDRRAGDATLLGLDFTLIDTAGFETEDEQTLPGRMRAQTQAAVREADVALFLIDGRAGLTPLDREIANWLRGLDTPIVLAANKCEGKAGEAGRLEAYELGLGEPFAMSAEHGEGVVDLFEGLREHIERDEEEVWEEDLPQTDVVIDPDAPEDEPVVDLGPLKLAIVGRPNAGKSTLVNKMLGEDRLITGPEAGITRDSIHLDWEWQGKDVVLVDTAGLRKRAKVDDKLEKLSAADTKRSIDRAEVVCLLLDSTRGLEAQDLRIADQVLQEGRALVIASNKWDVAENPSGLFNGVRAALDEGLAQVKGVPLIAVSAKTGKGIDQLMEAAFDLRERWSIRVPTGLLNRWFDDAIDAHAPPAPKGIRIKLRYITQAKTRPPGFVLFGTRVDKLPESYVRYLVNSLRRDLNLGPIPVRLMLRAPKNPYANKKRS, encoded by the coding sequence ATGGCCCGAAGCTCCGGAAAACCCGTCGTCGTCATCGTCGGCCGCCCCAATGTGGGCAAGTCCACCCTGTTCAACCGCCTGGTTGGGCAGAAGCTGGCGCTTGTCGACGATCAGCCGGGCGTCACGCGCGACCGGCGCGCGGGCGATGCGACGCTGCTGGGCCTCGATTTCACGCTGATCGACACGGCCGGTTTCGAGACCGAAGACGAACAGACGCTGCCGGGCCGCATGCGCGCGCAGACGCAGGCTGCTGTCCGCGAAGCCGATGTCGCCCTGTTCCTGATCGATGGCCGCGCTGGCCTGACGCCGCTCGACCGCGAGATCGCCAACTGGCTGCGCGGGCTCGACACGCCGATCGTGCTCGCCGCCAACAAATGCGAGGGCAAGGCGGGCGAGGCCGGGCGCCTCGAAGCCTATGAACTCGGTCTTGGCGAGCCGTTCGCCATGTCGGCCGAACATGGCGAAGGCGTGGTCGACCTGTTCGAAGGCCTGCGCGAACATATCGAGCGCGACGAGGAGGAGGTCTGGGAAGAGGACCTGCCGCAGACCGACGTCGTGATCGATCCTGACGCACCCGAAGACGAGCCGGTGGTCGACCTCGGCCCCTTGAAGCTCGCCATCGTCGGTCGCCCCAATGCGGGCAAGTCGACCCTCGTCAACAAGATGCTGGGCGAGGATCGCCTCATCACCGGGCCCGAAGCCGGGATCACCCGGGACAGCATCCATCTCGACTGGGAATGGCAGGGTAAGGATGTCGTGCTGGTCGATACGGCAGGTCTGCGCAAGCGGGCCAAAGTCGATGACAAGTTGGAAAAGCTGTCCGCCGCCGACACCAAGCGGTCGATCGACCGCGCCGAGGTCGTCTGCCTGCTGCTCGATTCTACGCGAGGCCTCGAAGCACAAGACCTACGCATCGCTGACCAGGTGCTGCAGGAGGGCCGCGCGCTGGTCATCGCATCGAATAAGTGGGACGTCGCCGAAAACCCGTCGGGTCTTTTCAATGGCGTGCGCGCCGCGCTCGACGAGGGACTGGCGCAGGTGAAAGGCGTGCCGCTCATCGCCGTCAGCGCCAAGACCGGCAAGGGCATCGACCAGTTGATGGAAGCCGCCTTCGACCTGCGCGAACGCTGGTCGATCCGCGTGCCCACGGGCCTGCTCAATCGCTGGTTCGACGATGCGATCGACGCGCACGCGCCGCCCGCGCCCAAGGGCATTCGCATCAAGCTGCGCTACATCACGCAGGCCAAGACCCGCCCGCCGGGCTTCGTCCTGTTCGGGACGCGCGTCGACAAATTGCCCGAAAGCTATGTCCGCTACTTGGTCAATTCGCTTCGCCGCGACCTCAATCTGGGGCCGATTCCGGTGCGCCTGATGCTGCGCGCGCCCAAGAACCCGTACGCGAACAAGAAACGGTCTTAA
- the bfr gene encoding bacterioferritin produces MAKIADKKMIEYLNQALTNELTAVNQYWLHYRILDNLGVTRLAAFERKESIEEMEHADRITERILFLDGHPNYQRLAGVRTGENVEEIIQADLDLEMDAIPLLRDAVEYAESIRDYVTRELLADILVNEEEHLDYLETQQDLIKQMGLQNYVQLQSKPADDSDG; encoded by the coding sequence ATGGCCAAGATCGCCGACAAGAAGATGATCGAATATTTGAACCAGGCGCTCACCAACGAGCTGACTGCGGTCAACCAATATTGGCTTCATTATCGCATTCTCGACAATCTCGGCGTCACCCGCCTTGCCGCGTTCGAGCGCAAGGAATCGATCGAGGAGATGGAGCATGCCGATCGCATCACCGAGCGCATCCTCTTCCTCGATGGCCATCCCAACTATCAGCGCCTTGCCGGCGTTCGCACGGGCGAAAATGTCGAGGAGATCATCCAGGCCGATCTCGACCTTGAGATGGACGCCATCCCGCTGCTGCGCGACGCAGTCGAATATGCCGAGAGCATTCGCGACTATGTGACCCGCGAGCTGCTCGCCGACATCCTCGTCAACGAGGAAGAGCATCTCGATTATCTCGAGACGCAGCAGGACCTCATCAAGCAGATGGGGCTGCAGAATTACGTCCAGCTGCAATCCAAGCCGGCGGACGATAGCGACGGCTAG
- a CDS encoding nitroreductase family protein, translating to MKDVPSIPYTDLPDLTPTERVERAREFYESIKDRRSCRFFSDAPVPRAVIEEAVRAAGTAPNGANHQPWHFAVVENPHVKQRIREAAEEEERAFYEGRAGDEWLDALAPIGTDAEKPFLETAPYLIVAFGQRKGGPDPGDRKQNYYVTESVGLACSLLITALHRAGLATLTHTPSPMGFLRDICERPKDEKPVMIIVAGLPAEDATVPEHAANKKPLDQIMSWL from the coding sequence ATGAAAGACGTTCCTTCCATTCCCTATACCGACCTGCCCGACCTCACGCCGACCGAGCGTGTCGAGCGCGCGCGTGAATTCTACGAGAGCATCAAGGATCGTCGATCCTGCCGTTTCTTCTCCGACGCCCCTGTCCCGCGTGCGGTGATCGAGGAAGCGGTGCGCGCTGCGGGGACCGCCCCCAATGGCGCGAACCACCAGCCATGGCATTTCGCGGTCGTCGAGAACCCCCATGTGAAGCAACGCATTCGCGAGGCGGCCGAAGAGGAAGAACGCGCCTTTTATGAGGGCCGCGCCGGCGACGAATGGCTCGACGCATTGGCCCCGATCGGGACCGATGCAGAGAAGCCATTTCTCGAAACCGCGCCCTATCTCATCGTCGCTTTCGGGCAGCGCAAGGGCGGGCCCGATCCGGGCGACCGCAAGCAGAATTACTATGTGACCGAGAGCGTCGGGCTGGCCTGCTCGCTGCTCATCACCGCACTGCATCGCGCCGGGCTGGCGACGCTGACGCACACCCCCTCGCCCATGGGCTTCCTGCGCGACATTTGCGAGCGGCCCAAGGACGAGAAGCCGGTGATGATCATCGTCGCAGGGCTTCCCGCCGAAGATGCGACCGTCCCCGAACATGCCGCCAATAAGAAGCCACTCGACCAGATCATGAGCTGGCTCTGA
- a CDS encoding (2Fe-2S)-binding protein, with translation MIVCSCNVIREKDIRDAARRGCPDAETAYRSLGCQFQCGGCEDHADDLVACERAKLLAPRDVRAA, from the coding sequence ATGATCGTTTGCAGCTGCAATGTGATTCGCGAGAAAGATATTCGCGACGCCGCGCGCCGGGGATGCCCCGACGCGGAGACCGCTTATCGTTCGCTCGGCTGCCAGTTCCAGTGCGGCGGCTGCGAGGACCATGCCGACGACCTGGTCGCCTGCGAGCGCGCCAAGTTGCTCGCCCCGCGCGACGTCCGCGCCGCTTGA
- a CDS encoding response regulator produces MTSDTHRIFIVEDEVVVAFEMTDMLEDLGFEVVGPSVHVEDAKRLADEAKIDAAFLDVNMGAGKTSKPVAEILRDRDIPFVFITAYSADQISFKTSDEKVLSKPVTSSQVLSTLRKVLPDLEE; encoded by the coding sequence GTGACTAGTGACACTCATCGCATCTTCATCGTCGAAGACGAAGTCGTGGTTGCATTCGAAATGACCGACATGCTCGAGGACCTCGGATTCGAGGTCGTGGGCCCTAGCGTCCACGTCGAGGATGCCAAGCGGCTCGCCGACGAAGCCAAGATCGACGCGGCCTTTCTCGACGTGAACATGGGCGCGGGCAAGACGTCCAAACCGGTGGCCGAGATCCTGCGCGACCGGGACATCCCGTTCGTCTTCATCACCGCCTACAGCGCCGACCAGATCAGCTTCAAGACGAGCGATGAAAAGGTGCTGTCCAAACCGGTGACCAGCAGCCAAGTCCTCAGCACCTTGCGCAAGGTGCTGCCCGACCTCGAAGAATAA
- a CDS encoding HWE histidine kinase domain-containing protein has protein sequence MVENEIQDAAAQLIALKASLEKSEADRAIELRSHRAKVSQLEAMLDIVPVGVVVTDAGGQIVHGNAHMERMVRHPIFMSEGVDEYGEWVSFHADGRQVASQEYPLARVIAGEERAELDVHYQRGDGTKFWMKIIGSPILNDDGQRTGAVVACVDIDTEVQLREKQKILIAELNHRVKNAFSVTKAIVARSLRNAEVEAEITGTIDNRLAAYAAAHSKLIGNDWSRAPFEDVARDVLDPICGERIRYEGPLAQLQTRQAISFSMAFYELATNAVKYGSLSVEGGEVLLNWDKVHVDGREQLHIDWIERGGPQPSATKGKGFGSFVTSKALVAETGGAVQTSYEPEGFEWHFQLPLLSEEEAASD, from the coding sequence ATGGTTGAAAATGAGATCCAGGATGCCGCAGCGCAACTGATTGCGCTCAAGGCCAGCTTGGAAAAGTCCGAAGCTGACCGCGCGATCGAGCTACGCAGTCACCGGGCCAAGGTAAGCCAGCTGGAAGCGATGCTCGACATCGTCCCTGTCGGCGTGGTCGTGACCGATGCCGGGGGACAGATCGTCCACGGCAATGCGCATATGGAGCGGATGGTTCGCCATCCCATTTTCATGAGCGAGGGCGTCGACGAATATGGCGAGTGGGTAAGCTTCCATGCCGATGGTCGCCAGGTGGCCTCGCAGGAATATCCGCTCGCCCGCGTCATCGCTGGCGAAGAGCGCGCCGAACTCGACGTTCATTACCAGCGTGGTGATGGCACCAAATTTTGGATGAAGATTATCGGGTCGCCCATCCTCAATGACGACGGTCAGCGCACCGGGGCGGTCGTGGCCTGTGTCGATATTGATACCGAGGTGCAGCTGCGCGAAAAGCAGAAGATCCTCATCGCCGAACTCAATCACCGCGTGAAGAATGCCTTTTCGGTGACCAAGGCGATCGTCGCGCGCTCGCTGCGCAATGCCGAGGTCGAGGCCGAGATTACCGGCACCATCGACAATCGCCTCGCCGCTTATGCTGCGGCTCATTCCAAGCTGATCGGCAATGACTGGTCGCGTGCGCCGTTCGAGGATGTCGCGCGTGACGTACTCGACCCGATTTGCGGCGAGCGCATCCGATATGAAGGGCCGCTTGCGCAATTGCAGACGCGGCAGGCAATCAGCTTCTCGATGGCCTTTTACGAGCTCGCGACCAACGCCGTTAAATATGGCAGCCTGTCGGTCGAGGGCGGTGAAGTGTTGCTCAACTGGGACAAGGTCCATGTCGATGGCCGCGAGCAACTCCATATAGATTGGATAGAGCGTGGCGGTCCGCAGCCCAGCGCGACAAAGGGCAAGGGCTTCGGCAGTTTCGTGACCAGCAAGGCGCTGGTCGCCGAAACCGGCGGCGCCGTCCAGACATCATACGAACCGGAGGGATTTGAATGGCACTTCCAGCTCCCACTCCTCAGCGAGGAGGAGGCCGCCAGTGACTAG
- a CDS encoding DUF418 domain-containing protein, whose protein sequence is MATTQPGRIISLDIIRGIAVMGILSVNIVGLGMMQGAYFWPTLNGFDALGDRIMYLVNFVLIDGKMRSLFSILFGASLVLICEKALEKGQSPAKTHYARMVTLLLIGLAHFYFLWWGDILSHYALIGLVAFLFWKRSPKVLLIWSIIFLVLNALMMIGGSFDMARAIGADPEESQQAAAFAQMAKGAPPEALAATAAAVANPIAHLMHMIDNQLLQPFMVSIFLLPETLGLMLLGMATYKLGFLTGEMRDSVYKKWAWIALGGGIVFTAFVAYIIHVHDYAPPWPMIGRNGATAWTRAPMALGYAAFLILAFRNIGWLGERVAAVGRAAFTNYLGPTLITTPIFFGFGGGLFNELSRGELWLFFVPALWALMLLWSKPWLDRHRYGPLEWAWRSMARGRIEPNRKALPSGVAATA, encoded by the coding sequence TTGGCCACCACGCAGCCCGGGCGGATCATCAGCCTGGACATCATCCGCGGCATTGCCGTCATGGGCATCCTGTCCGTCAACATCGTCGGACTGGGTATGATGCAGGGCGCCTATTTCTGGCCGACCCTCAATGGCTTCGACGCACTTGGCGACCGGATCATGTATCTTGTTAATTTCGTCCTGATCGACGGCAAGATGCGTTCGCTCTTCTCGATCCTGTTCGGGGCCAGCCTGGTGTTGATTTGCGAGAAAGCGCTGGAAAAGGGCCAGTCGCCCGCCAAGACGCACTATGCGCGCATGGTCACATTGCTGCTCATCGGCCTTGCCCATTTCTATTTCCTCTGGTGGGGCGACATTCTCTCCCACTACGCGCTGATCGGCCTCGTCGCCTTCCTGTTCTGGAAGCGCAGCCCCAAGGTGCTCCTCATCTGGTCGATCATTTTCCTGGTGCTCAACGCCCTCATGATGATCGGCGGCAGTTTCGACATGGCCCGCGCCATTGGTGCGGATCCGGAAGAAAGCCAGCAAGCCGCTGCCTTCGCGCAAATGGCCAAGGGCGCCCCGCCCGAAGCGCTGGCCGCGACCGCCGCTGCCGTCGCCAACCCGATCGCGCACCTCATGCACATGATCGACAACCAACTGCTCCAGCCCTTCATGGTCAGCATCTTCCTGCTGCCCGAAACACTGGGCCTGATGCTGCTCGGCATGGCGACCTACAAATTGGGCTTCCTCACCGGCGAAATGCGCGACAGCGTCTACAAGAAATGGGCGTGGATCGCGCTGGGTGGCGGCATCGTCTTCACCGCCTTCGTCGCCTACATCATCCATGTCCACGATTATGCGCCGCCCTGGCCGATGATCGGGCGCAATGGCGCGACCGCATGGACGCGCGCGCCGATGGCGCTGGGCTATGCCGCCTTCCTGATCCTCGCCTTCCGCAACATCGGATGGCTGGGCGAGCGGGTTGCCGCGGTAGGCCGCGCCGCCTTCACCAACTATCTGGGGCCCACGCTCATCACGACGCCGATCTTCTTCGGCTTTGGCGGCGGCCTGTTCAACGAACTGTCGCGGGGCGAGCTGTGGCTCTTCTTTGTGCCGGCCTTGTGGGCGCTGATGCTGCTCTGGTCGAAGCCGTGGCTCGATCGCCATCGCTACGGCCCGCTCGAATGGGCGTGGCGCTCGATGGCGCGCGGGCGTATAGAGCCTAATCGCAAGGCATTGCCCAGTGGGGTAGCGGCAACCGCCTGA
- a CDS encoding Hpt domain-containing protein, whose amino-acid sequence MAQQADIVDWRYFEETRAQLGPGFVKILGYFREDGIKSLEKIEAAMHAHDTVALIIPAHTLKGESRQFGAEPLAEVAERIEVAARSCVEEGRFPDELIPDVVNLKELFHVTLEAFDEAVSPLMKRQRPQGFGNADVHNSSFGRASRG is encoded by the coding sequence TTGGCGCAGCAGGCAGACATTGTCGACTGGCGATATTTCGAGGAAACGCGGGCACAATTGGGCCCGGGTTTCGTCAAAATCCTCGGCTATTTCCGCGAGGACGGCATCAAGAGCCTCGAAAAGATCGAAGCCGCCATGCACGCCCATGACACGGTCGCGCTGATCATTCCCGCACATACCCTCAAGGGCGAGTCGCGGCAGTTCGGCGCAGAGCCGCTGGCCGAAGTCGCCGAGCGGATCGAAGTCGCCGCCCGCAGCTGCGTCGAGGAAGGCCGCTTCCCTGACGAACTCATTCCCGACGTCGTGAATTTGAAAGAGCTGTTCCACGTCACGCTCGAAGCGTTCGACGAGGCCGTGAGCCCGCTGATGAAGCGCCAGCGTCCCCAGGGCTTCGGCAATGCCGACGTGCATAATTCCAGCTTTGGCCGCGCCTCGCGAGGCTAG
- a CDS encoding DUF418 domain-containing protein codes for MATTTQQRILTLDIVRGVAVMGILAMNIYAFSMPLGAYFNPNVYGGDSGINLGTWYADYILFDGKMRGLFSILFGASALLVVEKAMASQKSAAFTHYSRMFWLFLFGMAHYWFIWWGDILAMYALSGLFLFFWRKNSAKVLRNWGIALFGVMTAFSLVQMGGLAAVMSNPDMIPAEDYEGMMENLAVAKIFMGIDTTGVAAEIARMKGDYAGILDWRFNEHRWKMLGFAAQGLPQSIGIMLIGMWLFRNGFLTGSWEAARYKKVATWCLAIGGLGSAAIGYAMMSADFTFMSIMIGMTANGPFQVVMAIGWAALIILLAKKGMEGGLATRLAAAGRMAFTNYLGTSIVMTLVFYGYGLDLYGQFDRFAVNIFVLGMWALILLWSKPILDRYQYGPLEWLWRSLARLKFQPMRKKQIAAA; via the coding sequence ATGGCGACGACCACGCAGCAACGCATCCTGACGCTCGATATCGTGCGCGGGGTAGCGGTGATGGGCATCTTGGCGATGAACATCTACGCTTTCTCGATGCCGTTGGGGGCCTATTTCAACCCCAACGTCTATGGCGGCGACAGCGGTATCAATCTCGGCACCTGGTATGCCGACTACATCCTGTTCGACGGCAAGATGCGCGGTCTCTTCTCGATCCTGTTCGGTGCATCCGCGCTCCTGGTCGTCGAGAAAGCCATGGCCAGCCAGAAGAGCGCGGCCTTCACCCACTACAGCCGCATGTTCTGGCTCTTCCTCTTCGGCATGGCGCATTACTGGTTCATCTGGTGGGGCGACATCCTCGCCATGTATGCGCTGTCTGGCCTGTTCCTCTTCTTCTGGCGCAAGAATAGCGCGAAGGTCCTGCGCAACTGGGGCATCGCATTGTTCGGCGTCATGACCGCCTTCTCGCTGGTCCAGATGGGCGGCCTCGCTGCGGTGATGTCCAATCCCGACATGATCCCCGCCGAGGATTATGAAGGCATGATGGAGAATCTCGCGGTGGCCAAGATCTTCATGGGCATCGACACGACCGGTGTGGCCGCCGAAATCGCCCGCATGAAGGGCGACTATGCCGGGATCCTCGACTGGCGCTTCAACGAGCATCGCTGGAAGATGCTGGGCTTTGCCGCGCAGGGCCTGCCGCAATCGATCGGCATTATGCTGATCGGCATGTGGCTGTTCCGCAATGGCTTCCTCACCGGCAGCTGGGAGGCGGCCCGCTACAAGAAGGTCGCGACCTGGTGCCTCGCCATTGGCGGGCTTGGGTCGGCAGCGATCGGCTATGCCATGATGTCCGCCGACTTCACCTTCATGTCGATCATGATCGGCATGACCGCCAACGGCCCGTTCCAAGTCGTCATGGCGATTGGTTGGGCGGCGCTCATCATCCTGCTTGCCAAGAAGGGCATGGAAGGCGGCCTCGCGACCCGGCTCGCGGCTGCAGGACGCATGGCCTTCACCAACTATCTCGGCACCTCGATCGTGATGACGCTCGTTTTCTACGGCTATGGCCTCGACCTTTATGGCCAGTTCGATCGCTTCGCCGTGAACATCTTCGTGCTCGGCATGTGGGCGCTGATCCTGCTCTGGTCCAAGCCGATCCTCGATCGCTACCAGTACGGCCCGCTCGAATGGCTGTGGCGCAGCCTTGCCCGGCTCAAATTCCAGCCGATGCGCAAGAAGCAGATCGCGGCGGCCTAG
- a CDS encoding tetratricopeptide repeat protein: MAIPPQDSETFQREVDENLRRDQMADFGRKWGKWIGGAVFIFLAAVAGFLFWQDQSAKNAEASAEELAKVIADLGNPEESDTLVPRLQEAAGEASGAGKGAIMMAEAAIEIDNANRDRAIEIYAAIAADEDIAKPYRDAALIRQTLLDFDRVEPDVVIARLQPLVNEEEPFYGSAAELTALALIEAEREDEAAQLFKQIAENPDVPRSLRARSVQIAGTYGVDASAALASIEQQDF, encoded by the coding sequence GTGGCGATCCCCCCGCAAGACAGCGAAACATTCCAGCGCGAAGTCGACGAGAATTTGCGTCGCGACCAGATGGCCGATTTCGGCCGCAAATGGGGTAAGTGGATCGGCGGCGCCGTCTTCATCTTCCTCGCTGCCGTCGCGGGCTTCCTCTTCTGGCAGGACCAGTCGGCAAAGAATGCAGAAGCGAGCGCCGAGGAACTGGCCAAGGTCATTGCCGATCTTGGCAACCCCGAAGAATCCGACACGCTCGTCCCGCGCCTCCAGGAAGCGGCGGGCGAAGCCTCGGGTGCCGGCAAGGGCGCGATCATGATGGCCGAGGCGGCGATCGAGATCGACAATGCCAATCGCGACCGTGCCATCGAAATCTATGCCGCAATCGCGGCTGACGAGGATATCGCCAAGCCCTATCGCGACGCCGCGCTCATCCGCCAGACCCTGCTCGATTTCGACCGGGTCGAACCCGATGTCGTGATCGCGCGTCTCCAGCCGCTGGTGAACGAGGAAGAGCCCTTCTACGGCAGCGCCGCCGAACTGACCGCACTCGCCCTTATCGAGGCCGAGCGTGAGGACGAGGCGGCGCAGCTTTTCAAACAGATTGCCGAAAATCCGGACGTGCCGCGCTCGCTGCGCGCGCGCTCGGTGCAGATTGCCGGCACCTACGGGGTCGACGCGAGCGCCGCGCTGGCCAGTATCGAACAGCAGGATTTCTAA